aataaaataattcgaaACCCTAAAAACAGAGCATAGCCCTAACCGTAATATTTGAAACTATTCGGTGTAGATTCCCGAATTAACAGAAAAGGGAAAAATCAAAAACACTGATAAATTAAGAAAGCAAAGCCGCGGCcgctagggttagggtttcagTTACTCAGGTTCGTGTTGTTGAGGATCCGTTTTCacgagtattttttttttaatttcgttgttctttttttatttttttggtgtaaaaaattgattttcgaGGGTGAGATTCGCGTTTTTTGCAGGCAAAAGAGGGCGGTTCATTTAAAGAAAatgattctttttttattttatatgggGTTTGGATTGTATGTTGTGACGCAATAGATTGTACTCGTGTGGCTGCTGCCAGGTTGCACGTGCCTTTGTTTTATAGGTGCTTTGGATCATTGGATGATCTTTTTTTAAAGCAAGattaattttgtgaatttcTTACATTCATCAGTTATAAATAATGTTAATTTTCATTTCTTGGGGAAAAAGTTATTGCTAAACAGAAGTAATTACATCATTCAAGATAGCACATCAATTctggtttaaaaaaaaaaaatagcacaTCAATTctggtttaaaaaaaaaaatagcacatcaaaacttaaaaaacaaaaagaaaatgagaaCACGGTAAAACATGTGCTACtatattacatattattaaatataattaaagattaacctattttaaaatcttttgattttatttattatttataagatCTCTAAACATTCATTTAATCTTACCTAATCTTTCAATTTGTAGTACAAATTTTTCATCTAAAACTTATACTTATGTCTTATCTAAttcctaatttttaattattattcttaCCTGGTCTTTGaactttaaactttttgattccTCAAGTACTCAGACGGATGCCCGGTTGAGGATCTGAGGAAGCAAAAAATCCAGATAAGATCAAATGGAAGAATTAATggtgataaaattataattaataataaattgttattaatttttaaaatttagcatATTCTATACTAGATGCTAAATTTGCCATTAATTATAGCATTGCATTGGAAGAATTAATGGAGTactaaattatagcattaatataaatttatttaaaaaaaatctactaCCATTATAAATGTGCACTAATAACCAGTAGTGGAAACAACTTACAAGCTATTTTCATTTTCACTTTACCTATTTATCACCATTGGATGAATTATGACCACCTTAATCCCATGGTGGAATTGATAAAACAGATCACAAATAAAATAACTGTAAAAAAGCCCTAAAATATAAACTGGAAATGCTCTAAATTTCTCTTCGAAAAAGAATGAGGGACACCAGAAATGCTTATATTAATATGAactaaactaaaaatcaaagtttttgatttccctttttttgttggtaaaattgacaaaaacaCCATAACACTTTTTTCCTGTAGGATCAAACCctcataaaaataaagaaaaggaaCCAAACTACCCCAAAGAAGATGAATCTTCAATCTCGGACAAAATAGCCCCTATCCTACCCTCTCCCACAAACCATCAATCTCAGTTGGGAAGGCAACACTGAGGCAACTGTTACTTATTGCACTATTTGCAAATTGTAGAGTTCCATCAAAAATCCATCCCCAGCAGCTACCATAGTAAggaacaaaaaaaactaaagatCTGCCATCAAAAACTGGAAGCTTTCTCGATCTACATTTCAAAAGGAACACCATCACATCCCTGATTCGGAGTCAGAAGAGTTCAGTTCAGAGGAAGCTCCAACCAAACCAGTTGCTCGAGATTCAAGCATCTTCTGCTGCACGCCTCGGCAGACTTTTAAGGGCATATTTGTTTCTGAAACCTGGAAAGAACATGAAACAAACATCATAAGTAATGCTGCATTATATCATattcatttaaaatcaacaGCTCAAACCCACATATGATAGGTACATAAATTTGCTGGAGGGCTTTAATCCATGAATTTTGCTCATCACTTGGTTTCCAAAATATCCCATTCACCCAAAAACCTCAAAATACAGGATCCCAAATCCCATCATGATGAGATTTCTGTAAACCCACTCATTTCAAATAACAGGGGACTGCGTCTGCTCTATATTATATAAAAGCCCTTAGGTAAAAAAAATGAACTATTTCTTAGACTTGAGAACTCAAAAAACCTcggttttatataaaaaaaattgaagagcTAGTAAAACCTAGGTTTTACAATAGGCTGATTTTGACAATATCCATGCAATATACCATGAAGACCTCATCAaccaaaaaagtaaaatatgtGTACCTTGCTAAGAAAGGCATTAATCTCCTCTTCTGTAAGGAACTCATCTTCCCCGGAATTTTCTTCCCACCCAAGAGAACGAAGGAATGCAACCTCTTCAGGGGAAACCTCTTCATACATTCCACCATTATTGGTCAGAGCTCCATTCTTAACACCCTGAGAAGGTGGAGGAGAACTAGCTGCTTCCTTGTTTGCTTCGCAAGATTTCTCACTTACCGTAGATGAAACAACAGAAGTTGAATCCGCAAAAGTTGCCGAACTGTTTGTTGAGGTTTTCTTTTTCAAGAGATTAAAAAAATCATGTCGACTCTGGGTTTGAGATAGAGAGGGTCTCTTTTCCACATTGAACCCCGAAATCAAATTCGAGCTTGCTGACTTGCGATCCCCCAAAGAAGATTTAGGGTTGTTAGGACTTCTCGAGGGAGCTGAAGGAGCAGCAAGTTGGCTATTTGCTACCCTGCTGGCGTTATTCGTAGGGCTTGCAGCATCTTTTGGAGAAGGAGAAACACCATTTTCCCAACCCGGTTTCAGAACAAACAGCTTCCCATGAGATGCCTTTGGTCCATCTGATTTCACATGTCCTCCAAGTGCAGAGTGATTGGCAGAGTGCAGTGAAGATTGCTGCTGCAAAATCTTGGAAGCCATATTCATCTCACCAGATCTAGCTACTGTTTTGGGCTTTGCTTTGTCAGATGCATTAAGAGCCTGTAAAAGGAAAATAGGAAATAAATACCATATATAGAGAGAGCCAGAAGGCAGTTATTGTAAGTAGAAGAAACTCAGTGTACCAAATTAGGCTCAAACACAAGCATCAAGAACAAAACCTAGCATAATTCAATACTATAGCCAACATCCATTAGAAAAAAGCACATCTAGAGTGGCAGCCTTTTTACCAGTAACAGATATTCTGCATTCCTAACAATTGCATCAATTACCATACTATAGAAGAAATTAGAGCAAAAGTTTGCTTCTTAACAAATAATTAATTCTCGGTCCTAACCACAGTGAACAGCAGAAATAGGTCCAAAATTGCCGATAGAAAGTTAAAGCTAAGACCTTCGCAATTTTTTCTAAGATTTATGAGACAGAAAAGGACATATTTAAACAAAGATAGCCGTATTACTATTGTCCACTCCATATGCATTGCTACAAGTCAGGACTCTAGCAAAGGAACCTTATTCACTTCAAACTTCCAACACTGGGTTCTATCATCAAACAAACGACATTAAAGGGGGTAACAGTCTCCAAATTCTCaacctttttttaaaattcccaATTTAACTGACTTCCACTGTCATTATCTTCGCAAAACCTTACATAATAAACACAATAGAAAAATACATTTCCAGTCAATTCATAACTTATTATACAAGGATGAAATACAAGATAGGCATTTCAATGCAGAAATTGCAAAGAACAAAATGATTTAAAAGAGGGAAGCAACTCATGGCTTAGTTGGCATAAATAATTAAGCATATGACACAATACATATCCATCATCGTAAAACAATATTCattcaataaaagaaaatatatgaCAAAGAAAACAGATTTAGCAATATACATCTGCTGGCTTCATTTATGAACGAATTTCCATGTATCACTATACACCTAATAATACTGCATACCAGAATCTAGAATGAAAAGATCTGCTAAAATGCGTTATGTGTCAGAAACCACCACTGTAAACTGCCCTTGGAACTTGAAGAATGACTATCCAAGTCATTCTTGAAGTTCCAAGGGCCATTTAATAGAATAAGGATGTAGAATGAATAAATCTGCTAATAAATGTGTTATCTATCAGAAACCACCACTGTAAACAGCTGTACATTTTTCATTTTGCTGCACTAGAGAGAGCTTCGCGGTCATAGAAACAATGATAGAAATCAAGGATCGTTGGATCATAACATCTAAAACAGTAAAACTATACGCATTGTCTTAAAGAAAAAGGATAAGACATTCCAAGTCATTCTTCAAGTTCCAAGGGCCATATAACATCAGTAAGGTCTcaataatatagaaaaaaacAATGAACTACTACAGCCAAAGTTAACAATTCCATATTAAAGCTGATCATCAAACAAAAGTTTGAATCACAAGACTCCATAAagataattgattttatattattaatcaaGATAATAAAACATACGGCCAAACCATAAACAATATACAAGTAGTTACCAACTCAAATTCAAGATATTTGGTTACTCCCCGATATCCAAAATAACAAAATCCCAATAATGATTCAAAAATGAAGCTCAAAGTCCAAAACAAACAAGAGCAAACAAACATATTATAGCCACATCAAACCAGAAAAGGCCAAAAGGGTTTCTCAATTTCTTAGAAAAACAGCTCCTTTGTTTAAAATGCAGAATTAAACATTTAATGCAGATATGGTATTCCAGTGCAATTGTATGCGGCACTCTAAGATGTTAAAGTAGGCACAAAATTAATAGGTCAATACCATGAAAAGATTAGTATGGGTGGCAGTTACACCATACATGCAACTGCTGATATATGCTAGGTCATAAGCATTGAATTGATCACAATGAGAAAAAGTAGCAATCATATGGTTACCTACAATCAGACATGGAAGGACAGAGTACATAAATTAAACACATTTTCATCAGCTGGTTAGGActaactataatttttaataatttatgaagCAGAATAGGCATACTGTACAAACACACAGGCAAAGAAATAAGGCAAACAGGTTGTTCAACATCTCCAGCTCCAAATTGGAGCTTCCATGATATTAAATATTTCCCATAACATTATCTACATAATGAACAAACAGCAGTGAAAAACACATCTATAAGCCATATCAGTGATATCACACATGCAAAAAAGACATGCTTTACAAAAGTCTAAAATCCTATAAAAAGTAGTAACatgtacaaataaaaaaataacaatgcTCTTACCAAACTCTTAGGCATTGAAGGTGTCACTGGTATTAATTGCCTTGATTGTTTAATAGCCAATTCCTCGAGCCTCTGAGTTTGGACAGACAACTGCAAAACAATATTATCTTTCATTTAGACCAACCAAGGGTATAATGATTAAACGACTATCAGAGGACAATGTTACTAGCACACTTACCTGTGGAGCAATACGAGTTCTTGAGGGAGCCTGAGTTAAAGCTTCAGCCATATTCAGACCAGCAACAGAACTTGATGTGACAGATACTGAAGTTGTAACCGTTTGTGAAGAAGACAAGGAACCACTGCTACTATTTCCTATAATAGCAGGCACCTCTGCTAGAGCTGAGGTCCATCCTTCCCCACCAATCAAGGCAGAACCACTAACAGGTAAGCTTTGGACAGCTGTGCTCAAGCCAGGAGATGAAACCCTTCCTATTTCAGGCACTCCTTGTCTCTCTTCACTTCCAAGGGAAGGAAAATCCTTCTCAAACACTGCCTTTGGAATGCTACTACCGACACTACCCCCAGAAACCAACCCATTACCATTCACATGATTGCTGCTGCTGCCGTTTTTTAAGTCAGAAACAAATCTCCGGGGTAACACCTCGCCCGGTTTCCTAGACACCATAGAATTAGAACGGCGCAAGGTGTCCTTCTCATTCCTTGACAATATACTTCCCAGAGGATCAGAAGCGTCATGATCCCAATGGTTCCCAAAACTCAATCTGTCTTTATCCCTTTCCCGGTCCTTGTCACGGTGACTTCTACTAAAATTGCTGTATGCATGCTTGGCAGAACCATTACTAGAATTTTTCCGAGAGTTAGAAGAAGATGTGCGGTCAAGATAAGACAAACGAGGGGAATCAAAATCACTCGTACTCTTTGTATTCCTGCTTCTAGTGTGATGCGCGGATGACGATACATCTATTTattacaacaacaacaacacatGTATCATCTAAaacattaatatatatatatatatatatatatcttaagaCATGCCTAAAACTAAACACATATATAAGCTTCTAAAAGACCCAAATCAAAAAAGGAATTATGTGATGTAAAAAATGAGGAAAGTGACTAGTAATATACCTGAATGCGAAGAAGACGATGCAAAGTGGTGGGCGGAACTGCCACCCCCTGGTACACTTCCAGAACTTCTCAACCATTCTGGAACTAAAGTGGGTTCACTTCTTTCCATATGGAGCTCTAATTAACTTCATCAGTTTCAACTATAGCTAAGAAAATTATGTACCTTCTTCACCCCACACCCCAGGTATGCTAATAActctatataatatataatatagtcCTTTAAGATTCTATTTCAAACCCTATCTCCCAACCACCACCAGCAATAATCCAACTTTCAATTGAACCAGCACCCAGTTGAGTTATTGACAATTTAAGATGATCAGATTTTCAGTCAGTAATAGGGCAATGTCAAGAACAAGGCAATGGAAATAGAATCAAAAACTTCTCTCTACGCCTCCATCTTCAATTAAAAAGACGGATTTGCagataaagaaaaaacaaacaaatagaACACGTTTTGATTAGACCCCCATccccaaataaaaattaacgaAAAGAATCCATAAACAAGGCTCTAGGGAAAGTAAAAAATCAATAACCACCACGATTGAAGAACAATAATAGTTCAAGGACAAAAAAGGAAACCCTAATAAGAAAGCAGATAAAAATCAAGAGTGTGTGCACACACCCTGCCCCCAACAAAAATAATGTGCCACAAACCCTAACTTAAACACCAGAGAACACAAGGGTATATTATGTTAGCGTGCCAAACTGCAACAACGTTCTAGGGTTTGAATAATAAGAACCAGAcagtaaatttcaatttataattcttttaatagtGAAAATAACAGAGAGAGATAAGAAGAGAGGAAAAAAAACAGCCAAAGCAAGGagagagaaataaaaattatatgataGAAACAACTAACCCTAAGCGCCCTCTATGCTAACATATCACGAAAACGTAACCGTTTCAATAACCGCTCTCCACCTCCGAGTGTTCAATTTTAATTTCTCGCTAACCAAACAATGCGTTtcaa
This region of Mercurialis annua linkage group LG1-X, ddMerAnnu1.2, whole genome shotgun sequence genomic DNA includes:
- the LOC126655984 gene encoding uncharacterized protein LOC126655984, whose product is MERSEPTLVPEWLRSSGSVPGGGSSAHHFASSSSHSDVSSSAHHTRSRNTKSTSDFDSPRLSYLDRTSSSNSRKNSSNGSAKHAYSNFSRSHRDKDRERDKDRLSFGNHWDHDASDPLGSILSRNEKDTLRRSNSMVSRKPGEVLPRRFVSDLKNGSSSNHVNGNGLVSGGSVGSSIPKAVFEKDFPSLGSEERQGVPEIGRVSSPGLSTAVQSLPVSGSALIGGEGWTSALAEVPAIIGNSSSGSLSSSQTVTTSVSVTSSSVAGLNMAEALTQAPSRTRIAPQLSVQTQRLEELAIKQSRQLIPVTPSMPKSLALNASDKAKPKTVARSGEMNMASKILQQQSSLHSANHSALGGHVKSDGPKASHGKLFVLKPGWENGVSPSPKDAASPTNNASRVANSQLAAPSAPSRSPNNPKSSLGDRKSASSNLISGFNVEKRPSLSQTQSRHDFFNLLKKKTSTNSSATFADSTSVVSSTVSEKSCEANKEAASSPPPSQGVKNGALTNNGGMYEEVSPEEVAFLRSLGWEENSGEDEFLTEEEINAFLSKVSETNMPLKVCRGVQQKMLESRATGLVGASSELNSSDSESGM